One Alicyclobacillus vulcanalis genomic region harbors:
- a CDS encoding MFS transporter, whose protein sequence is MFRVLRRPAFASVWLGQALSQLGTQLFFIMAYWELQLRSPYWLSAAGLVLTLPNLLSAVGGSLVDRCDARRVMLWTDLARAAVSFAGALAYALWPHGFVGVTFVILAVHGVGASLFGPAESVLLPRLVPDEELVAANGLVMTTSRLAVSVGAALGGASIAMLGVPWVAAIDGLSFLASAGAVANVIRLWQREGKPWRAASAVAGPKAAMWTQFTEGWRVVARMRWYVAVLPFIVLVNFSFAGVDLLMSVWTHHVLHAGAWAYGALNASLSLGQVAGSLCAGLAAKLQARTGLVAFGALTALSLLALSVSRTVPLAVSIVALFGGALAIINAIGFALMQRAIPEEVRGRAFGIIYSFAGIATPLASLFAGLSLRVVPVAAWMWLGAASCAALVAGWWHALPRGRTGAPGNDVAAEA, encoded by the coding sequence ATGTTCCGCGTCTTGAGGCGTCCGGCGTTCGCGTCCGTATGGCTGGGGCAGGCACTGTCCCAGCTCGGTACGCAGCTCTTTTTCATCATGGCGTACTGGGAGCTCCAACTGCGCTCACCTTATTGGTTGTCCGCTGCCGGCCTGGTCCTGACCTTGCCGAACCTCCTGTCCGCCGTCGGCGGCAGCCTTGTCGACCGCTGCGACGCCCGCCGCGTCATGCTGTGGACCGATCTCGCCCGCGCCGCGGTGTCGTTCGCTGGCGCTTTGGCGTACGCCCTATGGCCCCACGGGTTTGTCGGCGTCACGTTCGTCATCCTGGCGGTGCACGGGGTCGGCGCGAGCCTGTTCGGCCCCGCGGAGAGCGTGCTATTGCCCCGCCTGGTGCCGGACGAAGAACTCGTGGCCGCCAACGGCCTCGTCATGACGACGTCGCGCCTCGCCGTCTCGGTCGGCGCCGCCCTGGGTGGAGCCAGCATCGCGATGCTCGGCGTGCCGTGGGTCGCCGCGATCGACGGCCTGAGCTTTCTGGCGAGCGCGGGTGCGGTGGCGAACGTGATCCGCCTGTGGCAGCGCGAGGGCAAGCCGTGGCGAGCGGCGTCCGCAGTAGCGGGGCCGAAGGCCGCGATGTGGACGCAGTTCACCGAGGGCTGGCGGGTCGTCGCGCGCATGCGCTGGTATGTGGCCGTCTTGCCCTTCATTGTGCTCGTGAACTTCTCGTTTGCCGGGGTTGACCTCCTGATGTCGGTGTGGACACACCACGTGCTTCACGCGGGAGCTTGGGCCTACGGCGCTTTGAACGCCTCGCTGTCGCTCGGGCAGGTGGCCGGCAGCCTGTGCGCGGGTCTTGCGGCCAAGTTGCAGGCGCGCACCGGACTCGTAGCCTTTGGCGCCCTCACTGCGTTGTCGCTCCTCGCGCTCAGTGTGTCGCGCACGGTGCCCCTCGCGGTTTCCATCGTCGCACTCTTCGGAGGTGCTCTGGCGATCATCAACGCGATCGGCTTCGCGCTCATGCAGCGCGCGATCCCGGAAGAGGTCCGCGGTCGCGCCTTCGGGATCATCTACTCGTTCGCCGGTATTGCCACCCCACTCGCTTCTCTGTTCGCTGGCCTGTCCTTGCGCGTGGTCCCTGTCGCCGCCTGGATGTGGCTCGGCGCCGCCTCCTGCGCCGCGCTCGTCGCGGGCTGGTGGCACGCGCTGCCTCGGGGGCGCACGGGGGCACCGGGCAACGACGTGGCCGCCGAAGCGTGA